The following proteins are encoded in a genomic region of Reichenbachiella sp.:
- a CDS encoding OsmC family protein → MTKEHHYNSQLIWTGNLGNGTKNYKAYDRSYTVQVEGKPLIEGSSDPAFMGDPSKYNPEELFLFSLSSCHMLWYLHLCSTEGIVVTDYQDFAQGTMVEYSDGSGAFTEVILRPAVTITDLSKKELALQLHHKANQMCFIANSCKCAVKHEALIH, encoded by the coding sequence ATGACTAAGGAACATCATTATAATAGCCAACTGATTTGGACTGGAAACTTAGGTAACGGAACAAAAAACTATAAAGCCTATGACAGATCCTACACCGTACAAGTTGAAGGCAAGCCACTAATAGAAGGCTCGTCTGATCCAGCATTTATGGGTGACCCCTCCAAGTACAATCCAGAAGAGTTGTTTTTGTTTTCCTTAAGTAGCTGTCATATGCTATGGTATTTGCATCTCTGTTCAACAGAAGGTATTGTAGTCACAGACTATCAAGATTTTGCCCAGGGGACGATGGTCGAATATTCTGATGGAAGCGGAGCGTTCACTGAAGTCATTCTTCGTCCGGCAGTCACGATTACTGATCTCTCTAAAAAAGAATTGGCCTTGCAGCTACACCACAAGGCCAATCAAATGTGCTTCATTGCAAATTCTTGCAAGTGTGCCGTCAAACACGAAGCATTAATCCACTAA